From a region of the Deltaproteobacteria bacterium genome:
- a CDS encoding DNA translocase FtsK 4TM domain-containing protein, with product MTQPMIEPDERRGKRTPVSLRPDAPASESPRRKNRDIPAIVCFALGVLLVLAFLSYTPEDPGANTATGAAPKNLISFVGSYSSDLLLIGFGYGAYLVPFLLFVYAYVFFYGRSARFSWRTLAGYLGLLFVLASMFALLFMPNTSKTFIVERGGIFGYFISDQLDDVIGRIGAAVVLVAAFFVGLVVSVDFSFASAFAAVIGATRQAVSGAREKYSGWSARRAEHRANRAERAIEALEDMAESPMIHAPKAAASIGDDVVIPPIETMDDPQDFPARPVEIADGVSPSRDFPVQRTRIEEPAPRRAPEPGDEDMDPYVDDLDESLDDLSDLWEEPDGVAAPRKSRATVEAGPKIKERADAHRPPEQIEMPVFTGAYQPPPIDLMEHYLGRNIPVDRDGLITQSQILVKKLEDFGVKGRVSDVHPGPIVTMFEFEPSPGIKINKIAALEDDLAMVLRAQSVRIIAPIPGKGAVGIEVPNRRRETIYIRELIESPTFQSHPSPLAVAFGKDITGHPVVEDLSKMPHLLVAGTTGSGKSVFINTIITSILYKSPPEDVKLILIDPKMLELSDYADIPHLLCPVCTQPKKAASILRWAVAEMEHRYQIMSQASVRNIASHNKKIDKLISAGGKRKAGEEPLRKLPYIVVIIDELADLMMVAAKELEESIARLAQMARAAGIHLLLATQRPSVDVVTGVIKANFPARVSFKVSSKVDSRTILDAHGAHVLLGNGDMLYLPPTESQLRRIHGCWIAETEVQAIVKFIKEKNGSARFDPRVTEFSESDAESGGDDFTEAEVDPEYDRALEIVARERKASVSYIQRRLKIGYNRAARIMEMMEREGVVAPSDGTSRPRDVLIPPPRGERDDF from the coding sequence TTGACGCAGCCGATGATCGAGCCCGACGAGCGCCGGGGCAAAAGGACGCCCGTGTCGTTGCGTCCGGATGCGCCGGCGTCGGAATCCCCCCGGCGGAAGAACCGCGACATCCCGGCCATCGTGTGCTTCGCGCTCGGCGTACTGCTGGTGCTGGCGTTCCTCTCGTATACACCTGAAGATCCCGGCGCAAACACGGCCACGGGCGCGGCGCCGAAAAACCTCATCAGCTTCGTCGGATCCTACTCGTCGGACCTCCTGCTCATCGGTTTCGGTTACGGTGCGTATCTCGTGCCGTTTCTCCTGTTCGTCTACGCCTATGTCTTCTTCTACGGGAGATCGGCGAGATTCTCCTGGCGAACGTTGGCCGGATACCTGGGCTTGCTGTTCGTTCTCGCGTCGATGTTCGCGCTGCTGTTCATGCCGAACACCTCCAAGACGTTTATCGTCGAGCGCGGCGGCATCTTCGGCTACTTCATCTCCGACCAACTCGACGACGTGATCGGTCGCATCGGCGCCGCCGTCGTGCTGGTCGCCGCGTTTTTCGTCGGACTCGTCGTGAGCGTGGATTTCTCGTTCGCGAGTGCTTTCGCGGCGGTAATCGGCGCGACGCGGCAGGCCGTTTCCGGCGCGCGCGAGAAATATTCCGGGTGGAGCGCCCGGCGGGCCGAACATCGCGCGAACCGGGCCGAGCGGGCGATCGAGGCCCTCGAGGATATGGCCGAGTCGCCGATGATCCACGCCCCCAAGGCTGCGGCGTCCATCGGTGACGATGTTGTGATTCCCCCGATCGAAACCATGGATGATCCCCAAGACTTCCCCGCGCGACCTGTTGAAATCGCGGATGGTGTATCTCCGTCGCGCGATTTCCCCGTGCAACGAACCCGGATCGAAGAACCCGCGCCCCGCCGCGCGCCGGAGCCCGGGGACGAAGACATGGATCCCTACGTCGACGACCTCGACGAGTCGCTCGACGACCTGTCCGACCTCTGGGAGGAACCGGACGGCGTGGCGGCTCCGCGAAAATCCCGAGCGACGGTGGAGGCCGGCCCGAAGATCAAGGAGCGCGCCGACGCCCACCGTCCGCCGGAACAGATCGAGATGCCGGTGTTTACGGGAGCGTATCAGCCGCCGCCGATCGACCTGATGGAACACTACCTGGGACGCAACATCCCGGTCGATCGGGACGGGCTCATCACGCAGAGCCAGATTCTCGTGAAAAAGCTCGAGGACTTCGGCGTGAAGGGGCGCGTGAGCGACGTTCACCCCGGGCCGATCGTCACCATGTTCGAGTTCGAGCCCTCGCCCGGCATCAAGATCAACAAGATCGCCGCGCTCGAGGACGATCTCGCCATGGTGCTGCGCGCGCAGAGCGTGCGCATCATCGCCCCGATCCCGGGCAAGGGCGCGGTCGGCATCGAGGTTCCCAACCGCCGGCGCGAGACCATCTACATCCGCGAGCTGATTGAATCGCCGACGTTCCAGTCGCACCCGTCGCCGCTGGCGGTGGCGTTCGGCAAGGACATCACGGGCCACCCGGTCGTCGAGGATCTGTCGAAAATGCCGCATTTGCTCGTGGCGGGCACGACCGGCTCGGGCAAGTCCGTCTTCATCAACACGATCATCACGTCCATCCTCTACAAATCGCCGCCCGAGGACGTGAAGCTGATTCTCATCGACCCGAAGATGCTGGAGCTGTCGGACTACGCCGACATCCCGCACCTGCTCTGTCCCGTTTGCACGCAGCCCAAGAAGGCCGCCTCGATCCTGCGCTGGGCCGTCGCCGAGATGGAGCACCGCTATCAGATCATGTCCCAGGCCAGTGTGCGCAACATCGCGAGCCACAACAAGAAGATCGACAAGCTGATTTCCGCCGGCGGCAAGCGTAAAGCGGGCGAGGAACCGCTGCGCAAGCTCCCGTACATCGTCGTCATCATCGACGAACTCGCCGACCTGATGATGGTGGCCGCGAAGGAACTGGAGGAGTCGATCGCGCGGCTCGCGCAAATGGCGCGCGCGGCGGGCATCCATCTGCTCCTCGCCACGCAGCGCCCCAGCGTGGACGTCGTCACCGGCGTCATCAAGGCCAATTTTCCGGCGCGCGTGAGCTTCAAGGTGTCGTCGAAGGTCGATTCGCGCACGATCCTCGACGCGCACGGTGCGCACGTGCTGCTGGGCAACGGCGACATGCTCTACCTGCCGCCGACCGAGAGCCAGCTTCGTCGCATCCACGGGTGCTGGATCGCCGAGACCGAGGTCCAGGCGATCGTGAAATTCATCAAGGAAAAGAACGGGAGTGCCCGTTTCGATCCGCGTGTTACGGAATTTTCGGAGTCCGACGCGGAAAGCGGCGGCGACGACTTCACCGAAGCCGAAGTCGATCCGGAATACGACCGTGCCCTCGAGATCGTCGCCCGCGAACGCAAGGCGAGCGTCAGCTATATTCAACGTCGCCTGAAAATCGGCTACAACCGCGCCGCACGCATCATGGAGATGATGGAACGCGAGGGCGTCGTCGCCCCGTCGGACGGAACGAGCCGGCCGCGCGACGTGCTGATTCCGCCGCCGCGCGGCGAGCGGGACGACTTCTGA
- the lolA gene encoding outer membrane lipoprotein chaperone LolA gives MRTVPRLLMVLVLFVAGIAHAQSTDEIVEKIRKAHSSMKDYEATFAQEVTGAGRTQQASGTLYIRIPDQMRWDYLEPKVKSLITDGKTSWMVLPEEKQVYEQPMSESDSARTPLAMLTGKLDFRAEYNVERLPDADGRIALRLTPKSPGRGFKEARVEVDAKSFEIQRFRLEDLYGGTTDVRLSNARKNAGLKPGLFDFKPEKGYEVVKAP, from the coding sequence ATGCGCACCGTTCCCCGGTTGTTGATGGTCCTGGTGCTTTTCGTCGCGGGCATCGCGCACGCGCAATCCACCGACGAGATCGTGGAAAAAATCCGCAAGGCTCACTCGTCCATGAAGGACTACGAGGCCACCTTCGCGCAGGAAGTGACCGGCGCGGGACGTACGCAGCAGGCTTCCGGCACGCTCTACATCCGAATTCCCGATCAGATGCGCTGGGACTACCTGGAACCGAAGGTCAAGTCGCTCATCACCGACGGAAAGACGAGCTGGATGGTGCTCCCCGAGGAGAAGCAGGTTTACGAGCAGCCGATGTCCGAGAGCGACAGCGCGAGGACGCCGCTCGCCATGCTGACGGGCAAGCTCGACTTCCGGGCCGAATACAATGTCGAACGGCTGCCGGACGCGGACGGACGCATCGCGCTGCGACTGACGCCGAAGTCCCCGGGGCGCGGCTTCAAGGAGGCGCGCGTCGAGGTCGACGCGAAGTCGTTCGAGATCCAGCGGTTTCGGCTCGAAGATCTGTACGGCGGCACAACTGACGTGCGTCTGTCGAATGCGCGCAAGAACGCGGGGCTCAAGCCGGGCCTTTTCGACTTCAAGCCCGAGAAGGGATACGAGGTCGTCAAAGCGCCCTGA